From Pseudomonas hefeiensis, one genomic window encodes:
- the lolB gene encoding lipoprotein insertase outer membrane protein LolB, with the protein MFLRHFIVFSFIALLAGCAGFGARESVQGHGNPAQWREHKQQLSGLDGWQIDGKIGIRAPKDSGSGTLFWLQRQDYYDIRLSGPLGRGAARLTGRPGQVSLEVANQGRYESPSPEALLEEQLGWKLPVSHLTWWVRGLPAPDSKSRLTLDADSRLSNLEQDDWQIEYLSYAEQNGYWLPERIKLHGSNLDVTLVIKRWQPRKLGQ; encoded by the coding sequence ATGTTTTTGCGCCACTTCATCGTTTTCAGCTTTATCGCCCTGCTCGCCGGTTGCGCCGGCTTCGGTGCCCGAGAGTCCGTCCAGGGCCACGGCAACCCGGCCCAATGGCGTGAACACAAACAACAACTGAGCGGTCTCGATGGCTGGCAGATCGACGGCAAGATAGGCATACGCGCACCAAAAGACTCGGGCAGTGGCACCCTGTTCTGGCTGCAACGCCAGGACTACTACGACATTCGCCTGTCCGGCCCGCTGGGTCGCGGCGCCGCGCGCCTGACCGGCCGGCCCGGCCAGGTTTCGCTGGAAGTGGCCAATCAGGGTCGCTACGAGTCCCCCTCCCCGGAAGCTTTGCTGGAGGAGCAGTTGGGCTGGAAGCTGCCCGTATCCCACCTGACCTGGTGGGTTCGCGGCCTGCCAGCACCGGACAGCAAAAGCCGCCTGACCCTCGACGCCGACAGCCGCCTGTCCAATCTTGAACAGGATGACTGGCAAATCGAATACTTAAGCTACGCCGAGCAAAACGGCTACTGGTTGCCCGAACGCATCAAACTGCATGGCAGTAACCTGGACGTCACGCTGGTGATCAAGCGATGGCAGCCGCGCAAGCTGGGGCAATGA
- the ispE gene encoding 4-(cytidine 5'-diphospho)-2-C-methyl-D-erythritol kinase translates to MTAARLTLPSPAKLNLMLHILGRRPDGYHELQTIFQFLDYGDEITFAVRDDGVIHLHTEFQGVPHDSNLIVKAARKLQEQSGCSLGIDIWIEKILPMGGGIGGGSSNAATTLLGLNHLWQLGWDADRLAALGLTLGADVPVFVRGHAAFAEGVGEKLTPVEPEEPWYLVLVPQVSVSTAEIFSDPLLTRNSPPIKVRPVPKGNSRNDCLPVVARRYPDVRNALNLLGKFTEAKLTGTGSCVFGGFPSKAEADKVSALLTETLTGFVAKGSNVSMLHRKLQSLL, encoded by the coding sequence ATGACCGCTGCACGCCTGACCCTACCCTCCCCGGCCAAGCTCAACCTGATGCTGCACATCCTGGGCCGTCGCCCGGACGGCTATCACGAGTTGCAGACGATCTTTCAGTTTCTCGACTACGGCGATGAAATCACCTTTGCCGTGCGTGACGACGGCGTGATTCACCTGCACACCGAATTCCAAGGCGTTCCTCACGACAGCAACCTGATCGTCAAAGCCGCGAGAAAACTTCAGGAGCAATCCGGTTGCTCGCTGGGCATTGATATCTGGATCGAAAAAATCCTGCCCATGGGTGGCGGCATCGGCGGCGGCAGCTCAAACGCCGCGACGACTTTGCTGGGGCTCAACCACCTGTGGCAGCTGGGTTGGGACGCCGATCGCCTGGCCGCATTGGGCCTGACGCTGGGCGCCGACGTGCCGGTTTTCGTACGGGGCCACGCCGCTTTTGCCGAGGGCGTCGGGGAAAAACTCACACCGGTAGAGCCCGAGGAACCCTGGTACTTGGTGCTGGTGCCGCAAGTATCTGTAAGTACAGCAGAAATTTTTTCAGATCCACTGTTGACACGTAACTCTCCGCCCATTAAAGTGCGCCCCGTTCCCAAGGGAAACAGTCGAAATGACTGCTTACCGGTGGTAGCAAGGCGTTATCCAGATGTTCGTAACGCTTTGAATTTGTTAGGTAAATTTACCGAAGCAAAACTCACCGGAACTGGAAGTTGTGTGTTTGGGGGCTTCCCAAGCAAAGCTGAAGCTGATAAAGTCTCGGCCCTTCTGACAGAGACCCTTACAGGGTTTGTAGCAAAAGGAAGCAACGTTTCGATGTTGCATCGCAAGCTGCAAAGTCTGCTCTAA
- a CDS encoding ribose-phosphate pyrophosphokinase, with translation MSKMMVFTGNANPDLARRVVRQLHIPLGDISVGKFSDGEITAEINENVRGKDVFIIQPTCAPTNDNLMELVVMADAFRRSSATRITAVIPYFGYARQDRRPRSARVAISAKVVADMLTVVGIDRVLTVDLHADQIQGFFDIPVDNIYGSPVLVDDIEDQRFENLMIVSPDIGGVVRARAVAKSLGVDLGIIDKRREKANHSEVMHIIGDVEGRTCILVDDMVDTAGTLCHAAKALKEHGAAKVFAYCTHPVLSGRAIENIENSVLDELVVTNTIPLSAAAQACARIRQLDIAPVVAEAVRRISNEESISAMFR, from the coding sequence GTGTCCAAGATGATGGTCTTTACGGGGAACGCTAACCCCGATCTGGCTCGGCGTGTTGTACGTCAGCTGCATATCCCTCTCGGTGACATCTCTGTCGGTAAATTCTCCGACGGCGAAATCACTGCCGAGATCAATGAAAACGTTCGCGGTAAAGACGTCTTCATTATTCAGCCGACTTGCGCTCCGACCAACGATAACCTGATGGAACTCGTCGTGATGGCTGATGCCTTCCGCCGCTCCTCAGCAACTCGTATTACTGCTGTTATTCCTTACTTTGGTTATGCCCGTCAGGATCGCCGTCCGCGTTCCGCACGTGTGGCAATCAGCGCGAAAGTCGTGGCTGACATGCTTACCGTAGTCGGCATCGATCGTGTGCTCACGGTCGATCTGCATGCTGACCAGATTCAGGGCTTCTTCGATATTCCCGTGGATAACATCTACGGCTCCCCGGTTCTGGTGGATGACATTGAAGATCAGCGCTTCGAAAACCTGATGATCGTGTCCCCGGACATTGGCGGCGTCGTGCGTGCACGGGCCGTTGCCAAATCCCTGGGCGTTGATCTGGGTATCATCGACAAACGCCGTGAGAAAGCCAATCACTCCGAAGTGATGCATATCATCGGTGACGTCGAAGGGCGTACCTGTATTCTCGTCGACGACATGGTCGATACCGCCGGCACCCTGTGCCACGCGGCCAAGGCCCTGAAAGAGCATGGCGCGGCCAAGGTCTTTGCCTACTGCACACACCCTGTGCTGTCGGGTCGAGCGATCGAAAACATTGAAAATTCCGTGCTGGACGAGCTGGTGGTCACTAACACCATCCCGCTGTCCGCTGCTGCACAAGCCTGTGCGCGTATCCGTCAACTGGATATCGCGCCGGTTGTTGCCGAAGCGGTTCGCCGCATCAGCAATGAAGAATCGATCAGTGCGATGTTCCGTTAA
- a CDS encoding 50S ribosomal protein L25/general stress protein Ctc yields the protein MNDFTLNAEVRSDLGKGASRRLRRLASLVPAVVYGGDKAPESISMLAKEVAKLLENEAAYSHIIELNVGGTKQNVVIKALQRHPAKGHVMHADFVRVIAGQKLTAVVPVHFINEAAPVKKGGEISHVTSELEVTCLPKDLPEFIEVDLADAEVGTIIHLSDLKAPKGVEFVALAHGDDKAVANVHAPRVAPEATEEEAAE from the coding sequence ATGAACGATTTTACCCTGAATGCTGAAGTGCGTTCCGACCTGGGGAAAGGTGCGAGCCGCCGCCTGCGTCGTCTCGCAAGCCTGGTTCCAGCTGTAGTCTACGGTGGCGACAAAGCCCCTGAGTCCATCAGCATGCTGGCCAAAGAAGTTGCCAAACTGCTCGAAAACGAAGCGGCCTACAGCCACATCATCGAGCTGAACGTTGGCGGCACCAAGCAAAACGTCGTAATCAAAGCCCTGCAGCGTCACCCGGCCAAAGGCCACGTGATGCACGCTGACTTCGTACGCGTTATTGCCGGTCAGAAGCTGACTGCTGTTGTTCCAGTGCACTTCATCAACGAAGCTGCTCCGGTCAAGAAAGGCGGCGAAATCTCGCACGTGACTTCCGAGCTGGAAGTGACCTGCCTGCCAAAAGACCTGCCTGAATTCATCGAAGTCGACCTGGCTGACGCCGAAGTCGGCACGATCATTCACCTGTCCGACCTCAAAGCTCCTAAAGGCGTTGAGTTTGTTGCCCTGGCGCACGGCGATGACAAGGCTGTTGCCAACGTCCACGCCCCACGTGTTGCTCCAGAAGCGACTGAAGAAGAAGCTGCAGAGTAA
- the pth gene encoding aminoacyl-tRNA hydrolase encodes MTAIKLIVGLGNPGAEYEQTRHNAGALFVERIAHAQGVSLAADRKYFGLTGRFSHQGQDVRLLIPTTYMNRSGQAVAALAGFFRIKPEEILVAHDELDLPPGVAKLKQGGGHGGHNGLRDIIAQLGNQNTFHRLRLGIGHPGVASMVSNFVLGRAPRAEQEKLDASIDFALGVLPDILAGEWNRAMKNLHSQKA; translated from the coding sequence GTGACTGCCATTAAACTGATCGTTGGCCTGGGAAATCCAGGCGCCGAATACGAACAGACCCGGCATAACGCAGGGGCCCTTTTTGTTGAGCGCATCGCGCACGCACAAGGCGTCAGCCTGGCGGCCGATCGCAAATATTTCGGCCTGACCGGGCGCTTCTCGCATCAGGGTCAGGATGTTCGTCTGTTGATTCCCACCACCTACATGAACCGCAGCGGCCAGGCCGTGGCGGCATTGGCCGGTTTCTTTCGCATCAAGCCTGAAGAAATCCTGGTGGCCCACGACGAACTCGACCTGCCTCCGGGCGTTGCCAAGCTCAAGCAGGGCGGCGGCCATGGCGGTCACAACGGGTTACGCGACATCATCGCGCAACTGGGTAATCAGAATACCTTTCACCGCCTGCGGCTCGGCATCGGCCACCCGGGCGTTGCCAGTATGGTTTCAAATTTTGTCCTGGGTCGTGCGCCTCGCGCCGAACAGGAAAAACTCGATGCCAGCATCGACTTTGCCCTCGGCGTGCTGCCGGATATCCTCGCCGGTGAATGGAACCGCGCGATGAAAAACCTGCACAGCCAGAAGGCCTGA